A section of the Streptomyces sp. SLBN-118 genome encodes:
- a CDS encoding choice-of-anchor C family protein — translation MIEQARAGDDAAVAVLYERHVASARRFAKYCATAPADVDDIVSEAFTLVLSAIRNGGGPRRCFRAYLLTIVRRTADRAAAQAKRAEATPELEDLTAPIPFEDPVLAGLETSMAARAFAALPERWQTVLWHTEVEGETPAQVAPLLGLSANGAAALAYRAREGLRTAYVQEHLSAAEVERNCQACASKLAAYLRGTVTPRARKRIEKHLAECDRCPLLLAELREVSSSLRGLIGPVVLGPVAAMYAGSRTHSPAGPETGTDGSPAPTQPKGRVARMRRSALHGAGRPMVITSLCASAAAIALVASLVLRQEPANPSATDAEPTPTAHSPWPSHVHPTFQSTPPSPRSPSAKSPAPRTPKSASSTGSSHGPVKAPPLITVPKASSSATASQRPSGGPTPIPKSVVNNAGFETPSAGSTYTTYRVGQSDLAGWKIIENSVDVVSSNLWRAAEGSQSLDLNGSPSGPTAGAIAQTFDTVPGHRYTITFSFAGNPECGPPVKSLAVRVDDATRDFTFDTSGHSASDMGWRSEAVRFTGKRDRTTLQFASTTDTSSTCGPVIDGIHLKAG, via the coding sequence TTGATCGAGCAGGCTCGGGCCGGAGATGACGCCGCCGTTGCCGTACTCTATGAGCGCCACGTCGCCTCCGCCCGTCGATTTGCGAAGTACTGCGCCACCGCTCCGGCCGACGTGGACGACATCGTCTCAGAAGCGTTCACTCTGGTACTGAGCGCCATCCGCAATGGCGGCGGTCCGCGCCGCTGCTTCAGGGCGTACCTGCTCACGATTGTGCGCAGGACCGCTGACCGTGCGGCTGCCCAGGCCAAGCGGGCCGAGGCGACACCGGAGCTTGAGGACCTCACGGCCCCGATCCCGTTCGAGGACCCGGTCCTGGCAGGGCTCGAAACCTCGATGGCTGCCCGGGCGTTCGCCGCCCTGCCGGAACGCTGGCAGACCGTTCTGTGGCACACCGAAGTCGAAGGGGAGACGCCGGCACAGGTCGCACCTCTGCTCGGTTTGTCGGCCAATGGGGCAGCAGCGCTGGCCTACCGCGCCCGGGAGGGACTGCGTACCGCCTACGTGCAAGAGCACCTGTCAGCCGCGGAGGTCGAGCGCAACTGCCAGGCCTGCGCATCGAAGCTGGCTGCGTATCTCCGCGGTACCGTTACTCCGCGCGCCCGCAAACGCATCGAAAAGCACCTCGCCGAATGCGACCGTTGCCCTTTGCTGCTCGCGGAGCTCCGCGAGGTCTCCAGCAGTCTCCGCGGCTTGATCGGCCCGGTCGTGCTGGGACCGGTTGCAGCTATGTACGCGGGATCGCGGACCCACTCACCCGCCGGACCGGAGACAGGTACCGACGGCTCGCCTGCACCTACCCAGCCCAAGGGCCGTGTTGCTCGGATGAGGAGGAGCGCCCTTCACGGGGCAGGCCGGCCGATGGTCATCACCTCGCTGTGCGCAAGTGCGGCTGCGATCGCGCTCGTTGCATCCTTAGTTCTGCGGCAAGAACCGGCCAACCCCTCCGCCACTGATGCTGAACCGACGCCGACGGCACACTCTCCTTGGCCGTCCCACGTACACCCCACCTTTCAGTCCACGCCGCCCAGCCCCAGATCGCCCAGTGCCAAATCGCCCGCTCCGAGGACGCCCAAGTCGGCAAGCTCGACCGGCTCCTCGCACGGACCGGTTAAGGCCCCTCCCCTGATAACTGTGCCGAAGGCCTCCTCAAGCGCGACCGCCTCCCAGCGCCCGTCGGGCGGACCGACGCCCATTCCCAAGTCGGTCGTAAACAACGCGGGCTTCGAAACACCGTCAGCCGGTTCCACCTACACGACCTACCGCGTCGGCCAATCCGATCTTGCAGGGTGGAAGATCATCGAGAACTCCGTCGATGTGGTCAGCTCCAACCTCTGGCGAGCGGCGGAGGGGAGCCAGTCGCTGGACCTGAACGGCAGCCCCAGCGGCCCGACCGCCGGAGCCATCGCCCAGACATTCGACACCGTGCCCGGGCACCGGTACACGATCACTTTCTCATTTGCCGGCAATCCGGAGTGTGGGCCCCCGGTGAAGTCTCTTGCCGTCCGGGTCGATGATGCCACCCGGGATTTCACATTCGATACCAGCGGACATTCCGCGTCGGACATGGGCTGGCGGTCGGAGGCTGTACGGTTCACCGGCAAGCGCGACCGAACCACTCTTCAGTTCGCCAGCACCACCGATACAAGCAGCACGTGTGGCCCGGTCATCGACGGTATTCACCTCAAGGCCGGATAG
- a CDS encoding BTAD domain-containing putative transcriptional regulator → MKTTTSPPQCGTVKQCHTPQQVCYPSVGAALPCEDAARPGLAAQPASPRVIDRERSVSIRCFGGFWVAIGDMIVDWSRVRPRARTAMRLLTLCAGRPVHRETLLEALWPNMPPEAAMANLHAAVSSVRRCLEPGRQRGESRMVVRTGEAYLLALPTGAHLDLLAFQSALARWRQARAVHDAVAAKAALYEALAEYRGELLPEDGPAEWLQHDREMYRRQAANAAAALAKDELDAGKFAEAAAVAEECLVIDPFHDACWHVLHTAYQQAGAPAAAERARRRYAEVLTSLGIDPAQGTSSGGSASPDPGCTTPIPWTPISANRRQNALDPATMPIRP, encoded by the coding sequence ATGAAGACCACCACGTCTCCTCCGCAGTGCGGAACAGTGAAGCAGTGCCACACGCCCCAGCAGGTGTGTTACCCCTCCGTCGGCGCCGCCCTTCCCTGTGAGGACGCCGCTCGGCCGGGGCTCGCTGCCCAGCCGGCCTCGCCGCGCGTCATTGACCGCGAACGGTCTGTATCCATTCGGTGCTTCGGCGGCTTCTGGGTGGCCATCGGCGACATGATCGTCGACTGGAGTCGAGTACGGCCCCGGGCCCGGACTGCGATGCGACTGCTCACCTTGTGCGCAGGCCGGCCGGTGCACCGCGAGACGCTGCTCGAAGCACTCTGGCCGAACATGCCGCCCGAAGCTGCCATGGCCAACCTGCACGCCGCTGTCTCGAGTGTGCGCAGGTGTCTGGAACCCGGCCGGCAACGCGGCGAGTCGCGCATGGTGGTACGGACCGGTGAGGCATACCTCCTGGCCCTGCCGACAGGCGCCCACCTCGACCTGCTCGCCTTCCAGTCCGCGCTGGCCCGTTGGCGACAAGCCAGAGCCGTTCATGATGCCGTGGCCGCCAAGGCCGCGCTGTACGAGGCATTGGCGGAGTATCGCGGAGAACTGCTGCCAGAGGATGGTCCTGCCGAATGGCTGCAACACGACCGGGAGATGTATCGGCGCCAAGCCGCCAACGCTGCAGCGGCCCTGGCCAAGGATGAACTCGACGCCGGCAAGTTCGCCGAGGCAGCTGCAGTGGCCGAAGAGTGTCTTGTCATCGACCCCTTTCACGATGCCTGCTGGCACGTGCTGCACACGGCATACCAGCAGGCAGGCGCCCCGGCGGCGGCCGAGCGAGCCCGCCGCCGCTACGCGGAGGTACTCACTTCACTTGGCATCGATCCCGCCCAGGGGACAAGCAGCGGCGGCTCCGCCTCTCCGGACCCCGGATGCACAACCCCAATCCCGTGGACGCCGATCAGCGCCAATCGGAGGCAGAACGCCCTCGACCCGGCCACCATGCCTATCCGGCCTTGA
- a CDS encoding DUF4255 domain-containing protein, whose protein sequence is MIHEIDEALRSLISAEMLSGADVSMVFDAPTRDWAARRSGPVIDLYLYDIREDLKRRERGLVNEYDDRGIVVARRLPPRYFALSYLVSAWTQRPEDEHRLLSTLLTGFLRHESLPSELLSGLIAESQLPVPMSIALPPPEDRAFSDVWSALGGELKPSLDLVVSVPLIPARAFEAGPPSESGLRATVGDMAGEFTDAPVQTKRGNRD, encoded by the coding sequence ATGATTCATGAGATCGACGAGGCGCTGCGCTCCCTGATCAGCGCCGAGATGCTCAGCGGGGCTGATGTCAGCATGGTCTTCGACGCCCCTACCCGCGACTGGGCGGCGCGGCGCAGCGGGCCGGTGATCGACCTCTACCTGTACGACATTCGGGAGGACCTCAAGCGGCGCGAGCGGGGTTTGGTCAACGAGTACGACGACCGCGGGATCGTCGTCGCGCGCCGCCTGCCGCCGCGCTACTTCGCGCTCTCGTATCTCGTCAGCGCCTGGACCCAGCGCCCGGAGGACGAGCATCGTCTCCTTTCGACACTGCTCACCGGTTTCCTACGGCACGAGTCCCTGCCGTCCGAGCTGTTGTCCGGATTGATTGCGGAGAGCCAACTGCCCGTGCCGATGAGCATCGCGCTGCCCCCGCCGGAAGACCGGGCGTTCTCCGATGTGTGGTCCGCCCTGGGCGGAGAACTCAAACCCTCGCTGGACCTTGTCGTCAGCGTGCCGCTCATCCCAGCCCGGGCATTCGAAGCCGGCCCGCCGAGCGAGTCCGGCCTGCGGGCCACGGTCGGTGACATGGCGGGAGAGTTCACGGATGCTCCCGTACAGACGAAGAGGGGCAACCGTGACTGA
- a CDS encoding ATP-binding protein, which translates to MLPYRRRGATVTDTAEETTALHTGHGTVGLVHLIERIRLLEGRIRRTIDARRQGDPDPGDPFRGTYLSDDVVQRLLDHADRAAFPDAAEAAELSAIETRAAAAERDGADVRLRRLQRDFGLDPLDVEVLLFALAPDLDNRLEHAYAYLNDDVTRRRASIAVALELCGVPAASAAARARLGLNAPLISGGLLRIDDAERPFLSRTLRVPDRVTAHLLGDDGPDARLADVIQPLESGVGIVDPTRLAAALASGMRLAYLRECPGGAARLLAASALAACGSHALGLDLGRAVRDTDPGELMAIAAREARLTDAALVAGPVEATADHPQVVRRLAGSPVPVLLVGSMTWDPAWAAAPALLIDVPPLVPEERITLWRAALGTPETLDLDLDLPRVTAPFLLAPDQVARAAQSARQQAALVGGPVTQEHLRNGARTQSAAGLEKLARRIEPAVGWEDLVLPPTVLDQLSELASRARHREQVLGSWGMRPGGGRGRGVMALFAGDSGTGKTMSAEVIAAHLGLDLYTVDLAMVVDKYVGETEKNLERIFTEAAGVNGVLLFDEADAIFGKRSEVKDAHDRYANVESAYLLQRMESFDGLAILATNLRANLDEAFTRRLDLVVDFPTPDQFQRRALWDRCLGTALPREPNLDLDFCASAFELAGGNIRSIAVTAAYLAADVNRPVCMTDLVTAVQREYRKLGRLCLESEFGPYFELIR; encoded by the coding sequence ATGCTCCCGTACAGACGAAGAGGGGCAACCGTGACTGATACGGCGGAGGAGACAACCGCTCTGCACACAGGTCACGGCACTGTCGGGCTGGTACACCTGATCGAACGGATACGACTGCTCGAAGGTCGGATTCGACGGACCATCGATGCCCGGCGGCAAGGCGACCCGGACCCGGGTGACCCGTTCCGCGGCACGTACCTGTCCGACGACGTGGTTCAACGGCTGCTTGACCATGCCGATCGCGCAGCCTTCCCTGACGCGGCCGAGGCCGCGGAGTTGTCTGCGATCGAGACTCGGGCCGCCGCAGCAGAGCGGGACGGCGCCGATGTGCGGCTGCGGCGGCTGCAACGGGATTTCGGTCTGGATCCGCTCGACGTGGAGGTGCTGCTGTTCGCACTCGCCCCCGATCTGGACAATCGGCTAGAGCATGCGTACGCCTACCTCAACGACGACGTGACCCGACGCCGAGCCTCCATCGCTGTGGCGCTGGAACTGTGCGGAGTGCCGGCGGCATCCGCCGCGGCACGGGCGCGACTGGGCCTGAACGCCCCCTTGATATCCGGTGGACTGCTCCGGATCGATGACGCCGAGCGGCCCTTTCTCAGCCGGACGCTGCGGGTGCCGGACCGGGTCACGGCTCACCTGCTGGGAGACGACGGACCGGATGCCCGCCTCGCCGACGTCATACAGCCGCTCGAGTCCGGCGTGGGGATCGTCGACCCCACTCGGCTTGCCGCCGCGCTCGCCTCCGGGATGCGCCTGGCCTACCTGCGTGAGTGCCCGGGCGGCGCGGCACGCTTGCTCGCCGCCTCGGCACTTGCCGCATGCGGCAGCCATGCACTCGGTCTCGATCTGGGGCGCGCCGTCCGTGACACCGATCCGGGCGAGCTGATGGCGATAGCGGCCCGCGAGGCGCGGCTCACCGACGCTGCCCTCGTCGCCGGCCCGGTGGAAGCGACCGCCGACCACCCGCAGGTAGTGCGGCGACTGGCGGGATCGCCGGTGCCTGTCCTGCTCGTGGGCTCGATGACCTGGGACCCCGCCTGGGCCGCAGCCCCCGCGCTCCTGATCGATGTCCCCCCGCTCGTGCCGGAAGAACGGATCACCTTGTGGCGAGCGGCCCTGGGCACGCCCGAGACCCTGGATCTCGACCTGGACCTGCCCCGCGTGACCGCTCCTTTCCTGCTGGCTCCTGACCAGGTGGCACGAGCGGCACAGTCGGCCCGTCAGCAGGCGGCGCTCGTCGGCGGCCCCGTCACCCAGGAGCATCTGCGTAACGGCGCACGCACGCAGAGCGCCGCCGGTCTGGAGAAGCTGGCACGCCGGATCGAACCAGCGGTGGGATGGGAAGACCTGGTGCTGCCGCCCACGGTGCTCGACCAACTGTCCGAGCTGGCGTCGCGAGCCCGGCACCGCGAACAGGTGCTCGGCAGTTGGGGCATGCGTCCGGGCGGGGGGCGGGGCCGCGGCGTAATGGCTCTGTTCGCCGGCGACTCCGGGACGGGCAAGACCATGTCCGCCGAAGTGATCGCAGCCCATCTCGGTCTCGACCTCTACACGGTCGATCTCGCCATGGTCGTGGACAAGTACGTGGGTGAGACCGAGAAGAATTTGGAACGCATCTTCACCGAGGCGGCCGGGGTCAACGGAGTACTCCTCTTTGATGAGGCAGACGCCATCTTCGGCAAGCGTTCGGAAGTCAAGGACGCCCACGACCGGTACGCCAACGTGGAGAGCGCCTATCTGCTGCAACGTATGGAGAGTTTCGACGGATTGGCCATCCTGGCGACCAACCTGCGAGCAAATCTGGACGAGGCGTTCACCCGCCGACTCGATCTGGTCGTCGACTTCCCGACGCCCGATCAATTCCAACGGCGAGCACTGTGGGACCGATGTCTGGGCACCGCGCTGCCACGGGAGCCCAACCTTGACCTCGATTTCTGCGCGAGTGCCTTCGAACTGGCGGGCGGCAACATCCGATCGATCGCCGTCACCGCCGCATACCTCGCCGCAGACGTGAACCGCCCGGTGTGCATGACCGACCTCGTGACAGCCGTTCAGCGCGAGTACCGCAAACTCGGCCGATTGTGCCTGGAGTCAGAGTTCGGCCCCTACTTTGAGCTGATTCGCTGA
- a CDS encoding 3-oxoacyl-ACP reductase, with product MSLPLEGLSAIVTGAGRGLGRAEALELARLGAAVVVNDYGRPGRDGSGEASAAPAENVAEEIRAAGGRAVAHLGDVSDFESARALVDLAVTTYGKLDILVNNAGILRDRMIFSMTESEWDSVIRVHLKGHFNTTHFASVHWRERSKSAGGPVYGRIVNTSSEAFLAGSAGQPNYAAAKGGIVGLTTSTALALSKYGVRANVICPRARTRMTQDVFEGFAEPAPGELDALAPEHVAPLVGYLASPAAERVNGQLLVVHGGMVAIVERPKVAAKFDTSKEVFSFEELEGVLGAYYAERPGGETFAAAEVLGLKRG from the coding sequence ATGTCTCTCCCCCTTGAGGGCCTGAGCGCGATCGTCACCGGCGCGGGCCGGGGCCTGGGCCGGGCGGAAGCCCTGGAACTCGCCCGGCTCGGCGCGGCGGTCGTCGTCAACGACTACGGCCGCCCGGGCCGCGACGGCTCGGGCGAGGCGTCCGCCGCCCCCGCGGAGAACGTCGCCGAAGAGATCCGCGCGGCGGGCGGCCGGGCCGTCGCGCACCTGGGCGACGTGTCCGACTTCGAGTCCGCGCGCGCCCTCGTCGACCTGGCCGTCACGACGTACGGCAAGCTCGACATCCTGGTCAACAACGCGGGCATCCTGCGTGACCGGATGATCTTCTCGATGACCGAGAGCGAATGGGACTCGGTGATCCGCGTCCACCTCAAGGGCCACTTCAACACTACCCACTTCGCATCCGTCCACTGGCGCGAGCGCTCCAAGTCGGCGGGCGGCCCGGTCTACGGCCGGATCGTCAACACGTCCTCGGAGGCGTTCCTCGCGGGCTCGGCGGGCCAGCCGAACTACGCGGCGGCCAAGGGCGGCATCGTCGGTCTGACGACGTCGACGGCCCTGGCGCTGTCCAAGTACGGGGTGAGGGCCAATGTGATCTGCCCGAGGGCCCGTACGCGCATGACGCAGGACGTCTTCGAGGGCTTCGCCGAACCGGCCCCGGGCGAACTCGACGCGCTGGCACCCGAGCATGTCGCCCCGCTGGTCGGCTACCTCGCCTCCCCGGCGGCGGAAAGGGTCAACGGGCAACTGCTCGTCGTGCACGGCGGGATGGTGGCGATCGTGGAACGCCCGAAGGTGGCGGCGAAGTTCGACACCTCGAAGGAGGTGTTCAGCTTCGAGGAGCTGGAGGGGGTGCTGGGCGCGTATTACGCGGAACGGCCGGGCGGCGAGACGTTCGCTGCGGCGGAGGTTCTGGGCCTGAAGCGGGGCTAA
- a CDS encoding Zn-dependent alcohol dehydrogenase, whose translation MRAAVLHETGQDKLEVLDDIEAVGFGPGKVKIRVRATGLCHSDLSAMNGVLPQPAPFVPGHEGAGEIIDVGDGVNGLSQGDRVLLCWLPACGVCPSCKRGQSQLCLAGFMNAGTPNFKRPGGDVFGFAGTGTFTEEVVVPAGCAVPIPADVPFDIAALIGCGVTTGLGAAINTADVAAGSSVAVIGCGGVGISAIQGARLRGAAQIIAVDPVAARREAALRFGATEAVSPDELVDAKQRVTAGEGFDNVFEVVGKSATARTAYETTRRGGTLCIVGAGAMDDHLQLNMFELFFDEKRILPSMYGGGDVLTSYERTIALWRAGRIDLESLITHRVKLAEINEALAQMRTGEALRTCIEI comes from the coding sequence ATGCGCGCAGCCGTACTGCACGAGACAGGGCAGGACAAGCTCGAAGTCCTCGACGACATCGAGGCGGTGGGCTTCGGCCCCGGCAAGGTCAAGATCCGCGTCCGGGCCACCGGACTGTGCCACTCCGACCTCTCGGCCATGAACGGCGTCCTGCCGCAGCCCGCGCCCTTCGTGCCCGGACACGAGGGAGCCGGCGAGATCATCGACGTCGGCGACGGCGTGAACGGCCTCTCGCAGGGCGACCGGGTGCTGCTGTGCTGGCTGCCCGCGTGCGGTGTCTGTCCCTCCTGCAAGCGCGGCCAGAGCCAACTGTGCCTCGCCGGATTCATGAACGCCGGCACCCCCAACTTCAAGCGCCCCGGCGGCGACGTCTTCGGCTTCGCGGGCACCGGAACCTTCACCGAGGAAGTCGTCGTCCCCGCGGGCTGCGCCGTGCCCATCCCCGCCGACGTGCCCTTCGACATCGCCGCGCTCATCGGCTGCGGAGTGACCACGGGTCTCGGCGCTGCCATCAACACCGCGGACGTGGCGGCCGGTTCGTCAGTCGCCGTCATCGGCTGCGGCGGCGTCGGTATCTCCGCGATCCAGGGCGCCCGGCTCAGGGGCGCGGCCCAGATCATCGCCGTCGACCCGGTCGCCGCCCGGCGCGAGGCGGCCTTGAGGTTCGGCGCCACGGAAGCCGTCTCGCCGGACGAACTCGTCGACGCCAAGCAGCGCGTCACCGCGGGCGAGGGCTTCGACAACGTCTTCGAGGTCGTCGGCAAATCGGCCACCGCGCGCACCGCGTACGAGACGACCCGGCGCGGCGGCACCCTGTGCATCGTCGGCGCGGGCGCCATGGACGACCACCTCCAGCTCAACATGTTCGAGCTGTTCTTCGACGAGAAGCGGATCCTGCCGTCCATGTACGGGGGCGGGGACGTGCTCACCTCGTACGAGAGGACCATCGCCCTGTGGCGCGCGGGCCGTATCGACCTCGAAAGCCTCATCACCCACCGGGTGAAGCTCGCGGAGATCAACGAGGCGCTGGCCCAGATGCGTACGGGCGAGGCCCTGCGCACCTGCATCGAGATCTGA
- a CDS encoding MaoC/PaaZ C-terminal domain-containing protein has protein sequence MPIDAAKAVAAEPRSAEIRWDRKDVLLYHLGLGAGLPATDPGELRYTLESKLHVLPSFATVAGAGLGVVGGLGGPWLDIDLASVLHGGQTIRLHRPLPVEGKVVSTSRVAAVYDKGKAAVIVLRTEAADGDGPLWTSDSQIFVRGEGGFGGERGPSVRAEQPEREPDKTVERRIREDQALLYRLSGDFNPLHADPEFAARAGFDRPILHGLCTYGMTLKAVVDTLLGGDVGRVRSYTTRFAGVVFPGETLRIRMWQQDSKVLVSVTAVERDDAPVLADTIVETS, from the coding sequence ATGCCCATTGATGCCGCCAAGGCCGTCGCAGCCGAACCCCGCAGCGCCGAAATCCGCTGGGACCGCAAGGACGTCCTGCTCTACCACCTCGGCCTCGGCGCGGGCCTGCCCGCCACCGACCCCGGCGAACTGCGCTACACCCTCGAATCGAAGCTGCACGTACTGCCCAGCTTCGCCACCGTGGCGGGCGCGGGCCTCGGCGTCGTCGGCGGACTCGGCGGCCCCTGGCTCGACATCGACCTCGCATCCGTACTCCACGGCGGACAGACCATCCGGCTGCACCGGCCCCTCCCGGTCGAAGGGAAGGTCGTCTCGACCTCACGCGTCGCCGCCGTCTACGACAAGGGCAAGGCCGCCGTCATCGTCCTGCGCACCGAGGCCGCCGACGGCGACGGGCCGCTGTGGACGAGCGACTCCCAGATCTTCGTACGCGGAGAAGGCGGTTTCGGCGGCGAGCGCGGACCGTCCGTACGCGCGGAGCAGCCGGAACGCGAGCCCGACAAGACCGTCGAACGCAGGATCCGCGAGGACCAGGCGCTGCTCTACCGGCTCTCCGGCGACTTCAACCCCCTTCACGCCGATCCCGAGTTCGCCGCCCGCGCGGGTTTCGACCGGCCCATCCTGCACGGGCTCTGCACGTACGGAATGACCCTCAAGGCGGTCGTCGACACCCTCCTCGGCGGGGACGTCGGCCGCGTCCGCTCGTACACCACGCGCTTCGCGGGCGTTGTCTTCCCCGGCGAGACCCTGCGTATCCGGATGTGGCAGCAAGACAGCAAGGTCCTGGTGTCGGTGACAGCAGTGGAACGGGACGACGCCCCGGTCCTCGCCGACACCATCGTGGAAACGTCCTGA
- a CDS encoding ABC transporter ATP-binding protein: MTQTHDTAVAVSFAGAAKVFGEVRAVDGIDLGIRRGETVALLGRNGAGKSTAISLMLGLNEPDAGRVEVYGRAPGHAVAAGRVGAMLQDGRPIPRVTVREVVTFVARTYPRPLPVAEALELAGLTELADRRADRLSGGQVQRVRFAVALAGNPELIVLDEPTAALDVEARHAFWTSMRGFAARGNTVLFSTHYLEEADANADRIVVVDRGRIVADGSSDQLKRANGGNLVSFDLAGRGTEGLTRLPGVVSVEVRGDRARLRTQDSDATVAALARLDAIRGLEVAPVSLEDAYLALTSAPAALETAR, from the coding sequence ATGACGCAGACACACGACACCGCCGTGGCGGTGAGCTTCGCCGGGGCGGCCAAGGTCTTCGGCGAGGTGCGCGCCGTCGACGGCATCGACCTCGGCATCCGGCGCGGCGAGACGGTCGCCCTGCTCGGCCGCAACGGCGCGGGCAAGTCCACCGCCATCAGCCTGATGCTCGGCCTGAACGAGCCCGACGCCGGCCGGGTCGAGGTCTACGGCCGCGCCCCCGGGCACGCCGTCGCGGCGGGCCGGGTCGGCGCGATGCTCCAGGACGGCCGCCCGATCCCCCGCGTGACCGTGCGCGAGGTGGTCACCTTCGTGGCCCGCACCTACCCGCGCCCGCTGCCGGTCGCCGAGGCGCTGGAGCTGGCCGGGCTCACCGAACTCGCGGACCGCCGCGCCGACCGGCTCTCGGGCGGCCAGGTCCAGCGCGTCCGCTTCGCCGTCGCGCTGGCGGGCAATCCGGAGCTGATCGTCCTCGACGAGCCGACCGCGGCGCTCGATGTCGAGGCGCGGCACGCCTTCTGGACGTCCATGCGCGGCTTTGCCGCCCGCGGCAACACCGTGCTCTTCTCCACCCACTATCTGGAGGAGGCCGACGCCAATGCCGACCGCATCGTCGTCGTCGACCGCGGCCGGATCGTCGCCGACGGCAGCAGCGATCAGCTCAAGCGCGCGAACGGCGGCAATCTGGTCTCGTTCGACCTGGCGGGCCGGGGCACCGAAGGGCTCACCCGGCTCCCCGGCGTCGTCTCCGTGGAGGTCCGGGGCGACCGTGCCCGGCTGCGTACACAGGACTCCGACGCGACGGTCGCCGCACTCGCCCGGCTGGACGCGATCCGCGGCCTCGAAGTCGCCCCCGTCTCACTCGAAGACGCCTACCTGGCCCTCACCTCCGCCCCGGCCGCACTGGAGACAGCACGATGA
- a CDS encoding ABC transporter permease: MIIAYVSLEVRRTLRDTGFVVFGVAMPVMMYLLFTNLGENDPQWKTASMVGMAAYGALGAALSTGTGVAEDKALGWLRQLRITPMSPRQVVTGRAATGSVTVLPAIVAVLAAGGLVNGVRLDAWQWAALALLLWLGALPFTLLGLGNGYRLSAQTTGVVNMACNLGLSVVGGLWFPSALFPGWLQSVSRYTPANRFADLGWSTTHGSAPGPMTVAVLGVWLLVFGSYAVISYRRAARTA, translated from the coding sequence ATGATCATCGCCTACGTGTCCCTGGAAGTCCGCCGCACGCTGCGCGACACCGGTTTCGTCGTCTTCGGCGTCGCGATGCCGGTGATGATGTACCTGCTCTTCACCAACCTCGGCGAGAACGACCCCCAGTGGAAGACCGCCTCCATGGTCGGCATGGCGGCGTACGGAGCGCTCGGCGCGGCCCTGTCCACCGGGACGGGGGTGGCCGAGGACAAGGCCCTCGGCTGGCTGCGGCAGTTGCGGATCACGCCGATGAGCCCGCGCCAGGTCGTCACCGGGCGCGCGGCCACCGGCTCGGTGACCGTACTGCCCGCGATCGTCGCCGTCCTGGCGGCCGGCGGTCTGGTCAACGGCGTACGGCTGGATGCCTGGCAGTGGGCCGCGCTCGCCCTGCTGCTCTGGCTCGGTGCCCTTCCCTTCACACTGCTCGGGCTCGGCAACGGCTACCGGCTCTCCGCGCAGACGACGGGGGTGGTGAACATGGCCTGCAATCTGGGGCTCTCGGTCGTCGGCGGACTGTGGTTCCCCTCTGCCCTGTTCCCCGGCTGGCTGCAATCGGTGTCGCGGTACACCCCGGCCAACCGCTTCGCGGATCTGGGCTGGTCCACGACGCACGGCAGCGCACCGGGGCCGATGACGGTGGCCGTGCTGGGTGTCTGGCTGCTGGTGTTCGGGTCGTACGCGGTGATCTCATACCGTCGGGCCGCGAGGACGGCGTGA